In Nomia melanderi isolate GNS246 chromosome 5, iyNomMela1, whole genome shotgun sequence, a single genomic region encodes these proteins:
- the TpnCIIIa gene encoding troponin C type IIIa, with amino-acid sequence MDDLTKDQVALLKKAFDAFDHDKKGSIGTDMVGTILTMLGYELSEKTLKEIIQEVDEDGSGQLEFEEFCTLAARFLVEEDSEAMQQELREAFRLYDKEGNGYITTDVFRDILHELDDKLTPQELDMMIEEIDADGSGTLDFDEFMEVMTGGDD; translated from the exons ATG GATGATCTGACCAAGGACCAAGTTGCTC TTCTGAAGAAAGCTTTCGATGCCTTCGACCACGATAAGAAAGGCAGCATCGGTACAGACATGGTGGGAACGATATTGACCATGTTGGGTTACGAACTCAGTGAAAAGACCCTGAAAGAAATCATTCAGGAAGTTGACGAAGAcg GATCTGGCCAACTGGAGTTCGAAGAGTTCTGTACTCTGGCTGCTAGATTCTTAGTAGAGGAGGATTCCGAGGCGATGCAACAGGAGTTGCGCGAAGCATTCCGTTTGTACGACAAAGAAGGTAACGGCTACATCACCACCGACGTGTTCCGAGACATTCTTCACGAGCTGGACGACAAACTGACGCCGCAGGAGCTCGACATGATGATCGAAGAAATTGACGCTGACGGCTCCGGAACACTCGACTTCGACG AATTCATGGAAGTTATGACTGGCGGTGACGACTAA
- the TpnCIIIb gene encoding troponin C type IIIb: MEDVQLSKDQIAQLKMGFDAFDPDKKEAINTDMVGTILGMMGMKIPSEQLNAVIAEFDPFGSGELNFQEFCQLASRFMEEDTDTEAMQQELREAFRLYDKEGNGYITTDVFRDILHELDDALSPEELDMIIEEVDTDGSGTLDFEEFMEVMTG; this comes from the exons AATTGAAAATGGGTTTCGATGCCTTCGACCCGGACAAGAAGGAAGCCATTAACACGGATATGGTCGGTACCATTCTTGGAATGATGGGTATGAAGATCCCATCAGAACAATTAAATGCAGTCATCGCCGAATTCGATCCTTTCG GATCCGGAGAATTGAATTTCCAAGAATTTTGCCAACTGGCGTCCCGGTTCATGGAGGAGGACACGGACACCGAGGCGATGCAGCAGGAGCTGAGAGAAGCTTTCCGGTTGTACGACAAGGAAGGAAACGGTTATATCACCACGGACGTGTTTCGGGACATCCTCCACGAGCTGGACGACGCGCTGTCCCCCGAAGAGCTCGATATGATCATCGAGGAGGTGGACACTGATGGATCTGGCACACTCGATTTCGAAG AATTCATGGAGGTCATGACAGGCTAA